A window of Thermosynechococcus sp. NK55a contains these coding sequences:
- the lnt gene encoding apolipoprotein N-acyltransferase, giving the protein MWRLPPKSNANAKVLPRWLLFVGLGIAGWGTQLALPPVSGWFLAFVGIVPLWWQCQVLSPLWAAIAGLCWGLGFYGTSLVWVWDLHPLTWIGIAPVPSWLISRGIWLFLSTWGAALSGSWALLMVRYGVRRSAPWQLLWGITLWCALEALWSHSPLWWISLSLTQSPQGLVQLGRLAGPTTITAVVMTVNGLVTFSLRRYPGARVWLAMTLGGAIALNGVLGASAIADHGEPLQIGLIQGNIPTREKLTPEGIRRAWQIYAQGYRQLVGFGVDAVLTPEGALPILWQRQQMNPITRVVREAGVPLWLGTFMETAGGHHQVLLSLDGNGEIDSHYNKVHLVLLGEYIPDWLAGVVQRLSTLRSRLIPGDPEQIFTTPWGNAVVLICFESAFSHRSRWQLVHGGELILSVANNDPYRRQLMTQHHGHDVLRAVEGDRWLVRSTNTGLSAVIAPTGETLWLSNADEFVIHAATIWRRQTQTLYTRYGDWLLPLLLGMLSLSVLRQRGLH; this is encoded by the coding sequence ATGTGGCGCCTTCCCCCAAAGAGCAACGCAAACGCCAAAGTATTGCCTAGGTGGCTGCTGTTCGTTGGTTTAGGCATCGCCGGTTGGGGAACGCAGTTGGCGCTACCGCCAGTGAGTGGCTGGTTCCTGGCCTTTGTGGGCATTGTGCCCCTGTGGTGGCAGTGTCAGGTTTTATCGCCGCTATGGGCAGCGATCGCCGGCCTGTGTTGGGGCTTGGGGTTCTATGGCACTAGCCTAGTCTGGGTGTGGGATTTGCATCCCCTCACGTGGATCGGCATTGCCCCAGTGCCCAGTTGGCTGATTTCGCGGGGGATTTGGCTGTTTCTCAGCACTTGGGGGGCTGCCCTGAGTGGGAGTTGGGCCTTGTTGATGGTGCGCTATGGGGTGCGGCGATCCGCGCCTTGGCAACTCCTATGGGGTATAACCCTGTGGTGTGCCCTCGAAGCCCTCTGGAGCCATTCCCCCCTGTGGTGGATTAGTTTATCCCTAACCCAAAGCCCCCAGGGACTGGTGCAACTGGGTCGTCTGGCGGGGCCGACCACCATTACAGCGGTAGTAATGACAGTGAATGGCTTAGTTACCTTCAGTCTGCGGCGGTACCCAGGGGCAAGGGTTTGGCTTGCAATGACCCTCGGGGGGGCGATCGCCCTCAATGGGGTTTTAGGTGCCAGTGCCATTGCAGATCACGGCGAACCCCTACAGATAGGTTTGATCCAAGGCAATATCCCAACACGGGAAAAGCTCACTCCAGAGGGGATCCGCCGCGCTTGGCAGATCTATGCCCAAGGCTATCGCCAACTGGTGGGTTTCGGGGTTGATGCTGTCTTAACCCCTGAGGGGGCCCTGCCCATTCTCTGGCAACGGCAGCAAATGAATCCCATCACTCGGGTAGTGCGGGAAGCGGGTGTGCCCCTGTGGTTAGGAACATTTATGGAGACGGCAGGGGGGCATCATCAGGTGCTCCTGAGCCTCGATGGCAACGGTGAGATTGACAGTCACTATAACAAAGTGCATCTTGTCCTATTGGGGGAATATATTCCCGATTGGCTGGCAGGAGTGGTGCAGCGGTTATCCACCTTGCGATCGCGCCTGATTCCTGGAGACCCTGAACAGATCTTTACCACCCCTTGGGGAAATGCGGTTGTCCTGATTTGCTTTGAATCCGCCTTTTCCCACCGCAGTCGCTGGCAACTGGTTCATGGTGGGGAGTTGATCCTCAGTGTTGCCAACAATGATCCCTACCGTCGCCAACTCATGACCCAGCACCACGGCCATGATGTGTTGCGCGCCGTCGAAGGCGATCGCTGGCTAGTGCGCTCCACCAATACGGGCCTTTCCGCGGTGATTGCACCTACGGGAGAAACCCTCTGGCTCTCAAACGCCGACGAGTTTGTGATTCATGCTGCAACGATTTGGCGGCGGCAGACCCAGACCCTCTACACCCGCTATGGGGATTGGTTGCTTCCCCTCTTACTGGGGATGCTTAGTTTATCCGTTCTTCGACAACGAGGGTTGCACTGA
- a CDS encoding DNA double-strand break repair nuclease NurA, protein MLDLVKVAAQMPTVGQLIRQGAIANQQKQTRALAVLAAMAEHLEHYRQALQAWGESFVFNAAEPIESLTIKHTVPPAPRAHTIFATDGSQIAPSHHEIAYCYLINVGRVAIAYGQGQRPHLDSVPQLVYDPDELGRSRGWGLTLEDWLRYRRTQGEILGLVELIQTQNQKAPSLALVDGSLIFWAWESLPPMVRQELLRPILAAWDQLRAQRIPLVGYVSASRSQETVNFLRLGVCPYPEPNCALHCGQTSQTGFEVTADRPPCQVFDSLRDVLLWQAHLAPQQHSSLWRSRSRILEHYGEHHIYVAYLHGGSEVVRLEVPQWVAQDPDLWQQAVSLTAAQIEKGRGYPVALAEAHNLAVVRGSDRQRFFALLERELIKAGHWYVAPSPKEQRKRQSIA, encoded by the coding sequence GTGTTGGACTTGGTAAAAGTGGCTGCTCAAATGCCAACGGTGGGTCAACTGATCCGCCAAGGGGCGATCGCTAACCAACAAAAACAGACCCGTGCCCTCGCAGTCCTCGCAGCAATGGCGGAACATCTAGAACACTATCGCCAAGCTCTCCAAGCGTGGGGCGAGTCCTTTGTCTTTAATGCGGCTGAACCCATTGAGTCGCTGACGATAAAGCACACTGTCCCCCCTGCCCCAAGGGCGCATACGATTTTTGCCACCGATGGTTCGCAAATTGCCCCCAGTCACCACGAAATTGCCTATTGCTATTTGATTAACGTAGGACGGGTGGCGATCGCCTACGGTCAAGGCCAGCGCCCTCATTTAGATAGCGTGCCGCAGTTGGTGTATGACCCCGATGAATTGGGGCGATCGCGGGGCTGGGGCCTCACCCTAGAGGATTGGTTACGTTACCGCCGCACCCAAGGGGAAATTCTCGGCCTTGTTGAACTCATTCAAACTCAAAATCAGAAAGCTCCCAGCTTAGCCCTTGTGGATGGTTCACTCATTTTCTGGGCATGGGAATCACTGCCGCCAATGGTGCGGCAGGAATTGTTGAGGCCAATCTTAGCTGCTTGGGATCAATTGCGAGCCCAGCGAATCCCGTTGGTGGGGTATGTCAGTGCCTCCCGCAGTCAGGAAACGGTGAATTTTCTGCGCTTGGGGGTTTGCCCCTATCCTGAACCCAACTGTGCCCTCCACTGTGGTCAGACGAGTCAGACTGGCTTCGAGGTAACCGCCGATCGCCCCCCTTGTCAGGTCTTTGATTCCCTGCGGGATGTGCTCCTCTGGCAAGCGCACTTAGCACCGCAACAGCATAGTTCCCTCTGGCGTAGCCGCAGCCGCATTTTGGAGCACTACGGCGAACATCACATCTACGTTGCCTACCTCCATGGTGGCTCAGAAGTGGTGCGCTTGGAAGTACCTCAATGGGTGGCCCAGGATCCAGACCTATGGCAACAAGCCGTCTCGTTGACGGCAGCCCAAATTGAAAAAGGCCGGGGTTACCCTGTGGCCTTGGCAGAAGCCCACAATTTAGCCGTCGTGCGTGGCAGCGATCGCCAGCGCTTTTTTGCTTTACTAGAGCGGGAACTGATTAAGGCAGGACACTGGTATGTGGCGCCTTCCCCCAAAGAGCAACGCAAACGCCAAAGTATTGCCTAG
- a CDS encoding DUF4278 domain-containing protein has product MKTTLTYRGVQYDYVPPAVQTEATDVVAKYRGWNYHCTHAVKPPAQPVRDLIYRGVAYRTGQGEAVNTTATPTANPAGGVNMSALDLNQLSRAILTHHHQVIKNREQSLLTRMIAQMGLPTAAGHYWNQIQGKIKPQVWTSYDRSPATMS; this is encoded by the coding sequence ATGAAAACTACCCTTACCTATCGCGGCGTTCAATACGATTACGTTCCTCCGGCAGTACAAACCGAAGCAACTGATGTCGTGGCAAAATATCGGGGTTGGAATTACCATTGCACCCACGCAGTGAAGCCGCCGGCTCAACCGGTGCGGGATTTAATCTATCGCGGCGTGGCCTACCGTACGGGTCAAGGGGAAGCTGTGAATACGACGGCAACCCCTACTGCCAACCCAGCCGGTGGAGTGAATATGTCAGCGCTTGATCTCAATCAACTGTCGCGGGCCATTCTCACCCATCACCACCAAGTGATCAAAAACCGCGAACAATCCCTCCTGACGCGGATGATTGCCCAAATGGGGTTACCTACGGCCGCGGGTCACTATTGGAACCAAATTCAGGGCAAAATTAAGCCCCAGGTTTGGACAAGCTATGATCGCAGTCCTGCCACAATGAGCTAG
- a CDS encoding Crp/Fnr family transcriptional regulator, whose translation MGNVSTAAVTPPVDGRWRSSLRVHTFSIGDTIWMEPERIWLVSRGVVLLNLLHPDGEEVVVGLATPGTAFGLPLTSLMAYQAKALSKTELMLFTLVEVESSPNLTQSLVRGLARRLRQAEGLLGITSHRRVEERLRHLLLLLKQEIGEPHPLGTRYSVRLTHQQLATAIGTSRVTMTRLLGKLRQERWLTYDRDRHVILMNTAES comes from the coding sequence ATGGGAAACGTCTCCACCGCTGCAGTTACTCCTCCTGTGGATGGACGCTGGCGCTCCTCCTTGCGAGTGCACACGTTTAGTATCGGGGACACCATCTGGATGGAACCAGAACGCATTTGGCTAGTGAGCCGGGGTGTCGTCCTTTTGAATCTTCTACATCCCGATGGGGAAGAAGTGGTGGTGGGACTGGCTACACCAGGTACTGCTTTTGGTTTACCCTTGACCAGTTTAATGGCCTACCAAGCCAAGGCCCTTTCCAAGACAGAGCTGATGCTCTTTACGCTGGTGGAGGTGGAATCCTCGCCCAACTTGACCCAAAGCCTTGTGCGCGGTCTAGCTCGTCGCCTACGGCAAGCGGAAGGTCTCTTAGGAATTACTAGTCATCGCCGCGTTGAGGAGCGATTACGCCATTTACTGCTGCTGTTGAAGCAAGAAATTGGTGAACCTCATCCCCTGGGTACACGCTACAGTGTCCGCCTCACCCATCAGCAACTGGCAACAGCCATCGGCACGAGTCGCGTGACCATGACCCGCCTTCTGGGCAAGCTGCGGCAAGAACGTTGGCTCACCTACGATCGCGATCGCCACGTCATTCTGATGAATACCGCTGAGAGTTGA